A portion of the Candidatus Scalindua japonica genome contains these proteins:
- a CDS encoding DUF4160 domain-containing protein has product MPTVAKIGSYRFYFYSSDAKEPPHIHVKRERFTAKLNSG; this is encoded by the coding sequence ATGCCAACTGTTGCTAAAATTGGTTCTTATCGTTTTTACTTTTATTCCAGTGACGCAAAAGAACCACCCCATATTCATGTAAAACGGGAAAGATTTACGGCTAAGCTAAATTCTGGTTAA